In Salvelinus sp. IW2-2015 linkage group LG23, ASM291031v2, whole genome shotgun sequence, a genomic segment contains:
- the LOC111951185 gene encoding brain-specific homeobox/POU domain protein 3, translated as MMSMNSKQPFSMHPILHEPKYTPLQSTSEAIRRACMPTHSLQSNIFAGFDETLLQRAEALAAVDIAKSHPYKPDATYHTMTTMTSMACTPTSSSAHLHHPSVLTSHHHHHHPHHQGSQGLDGDLLDHLTPGMSVSLGGMPGSDVCSTASHPHSHMSAINHMQQHHHHQQAMNMHPHSMGSHTSLGGGVDSEPDPRELESFAERFKQRRIKLGVTQADVGSALANLKIPGVGCLSQSTICRFESLTLSHNNMVALKPILEAWLEEAERAQREKMTKPEIFNGGDKKRKRTSIAAPEKRSLEAYFAVQPRPSSEKIAAIAEKLDLKKNVVRVWFCNQRQKQKRMKFSATH; from the exons ATGATGTCAATGAACAGCAAACAACCTTTCAGTATGCACCCCATACTGCACGAGCCCAAATACACGCCTCTGCAATCGACCTCAGAGGCCATCCGGAGGGCATGCATGCCCACTCACTCG CTGCAGAGCAACATCTTCGCCGGCTTCGATGAGACTTTACTGCAGAGGGCGGAAGCGCTGGCGGCGGTGGATATCGCAAAGAGCCACCCTTATAAACCAGACGCAACCTACCACACCATGACCACGATGACCAGCATGGCCTGCACCCCCACCTCATCCTCGGCCCACCTCCACCACCCGTCCGTGCTCACCtcgcaccatcaccaccatcacccccATCACCAGGGCTCTCAGGGCCTGGATGGCGACCTGCTGGATCACCTGACCCCCGGCATGTCTGTCTCCCTGGGAGGGATGCCCGGCTCCGACGTCTGCTCCACTGCCTCCCATCCACACTCTCACATGTCCGCCATAAACCACATgcagcagcaccaccaccaccaacaggcaatgaacatgcacccccacagcatgggCTCGCACACCTCGCTGGGCGGCGGCGTGGACTCAGAGCCAGACCCCCGGGAGCTGGAGTCCTTCGCAGAGCGGTTCAAGCAGAGGCGGATCAAGCTGGGGGTGACGCAGGCGGACGTGGGCTCGGCCCTGGCGAACCTTAAAATCCCCGGGGTCGGTTGCCTCAGTCAGAGCACGATTTGCCGGTTCGAGTCCCTCACCTTGTCTCATAACAACATGGTGGCCCTGAAACCCATCCTGGAAGCGTGGCTGGAGGAGGCGGAGAGGGCGCAGCGGGAGAAAATGACCAAGCCAGAGATTTTCAACGGAGGAGACAAGAAGAGAAAACGCACCTCCATCGCTGCTCCCGAGAAGCGCTCCTTGGAGGCATATTTCGCCGTGCAGCCGAGGCCCTCGTCTGAGAAGATTGCAGCAATAGCCGAGAAACTGGACCTGAAAAAGAACGTGGTCAGGGTGTGGTTTTGCAATCAGAGGCAAAAGCAGAAAAGGATGAAGTTTTCTGCGACACACTAG